One window of Rhodopirellula bahusiensis genomic DNA carries:
- a CDS encoding DUF1559 domain-containing protein — MKRNSSQGFTLVELLVVIAIIGVLVGLLLPAVQAAREAARRMQCSNNFKQIGLGLHNYHSAYNRLPTQSGGTFGNPGNRHLLSFLVGLTPFIEQQGLWEQIANPRATNHNGSTRGTPFPPMGPVPWDRNYTPWLTQVGTFRCPSDPNVPPGNFEAFTNYAACIGDGIASNNHSCVNQDGSEATWCTPRRGGMDRGFFVTRRETRFRDVLDGLSNTIACGEIVTDNNTLEINTVVINRGSNAAFFSDPAVCEDTIDPNRPQFHVAGTNANNWATSQRHGMRWADGRPVMSSVNTIMGPNGVSCAYAGDGSDCMVTVGSRHQGGAHVLMGDGAVRFITDSIDAGNSRANSPNWPVGSSTTLPGMQSPYGLWGALGTKAAKETEGLE, encoded by the coding sequence ATGAAACGCAATTCTTCTCAGGGCTTCACGCTCGTCGAACTATTGGTCGTGATCGCGATCATCGGCGTGCTCGTGGGGCTGTTATTGCCCGCCGTCCAGGCAGCACGCGAAGCCGCACGGCGTATGCAGTGCAGCAATAATTTCAAGCAAATTGGCTTGGGTCTTCACAACTACCATTCGGCTTACAATCGATTGCCGACGCAAAGTGGTGGGACGTTTGGCAACCCAGGTAACCGTCATCTTTTGAGTTTTTTGGTTGGTCTCACCCCATTCATTGAACAGCAAGGTTTGTGGGAACAAATTGCCAATCCCCGCGCGACGAACCACAACGGTTCGACTCGCGGGACTCCGTTTCCACCGATGGGGCCGGTGCCTTGGGATCGAAACTACACGCCATGGTTGACGCAAGTGGGCACGTTCCGCTGCCCGAGTGATCCGAATGTTCCTCCAGGAAACTTCGAAGCGTTCACGAACTATGCGGCGTGTATCGGCGACGGGATCGCCAGCAACAACCACTCCTGCGTCAATCAGGATGGGTCCGAGGCAACCTGGTGTACGCCACGACGCGGCGGGATGGACCGAGGGTTCTTTGTCACACGACGTGAGACTCGTTTCCGAGATGTGCTGGATGGTTTGAGCAACACGATCGCTTGCGGTGAGATTGTCACGGACAACAACACCCTCGAGATCAACACGGTTGTGATCAACCGCGGCAGCAATGCGGCATTCTTCAGCGACCCTGCTGTTTGCGAGGACACGATTGATCCCAATCGACCTCAATTCCACGTCGCAGGAACTAATGCCAACAACTGGGCCACTTCACAGCGGCACGGGATGCGTTGGGCGGATGGGCGTCCCGTGATGTCCAGCGTCAACACGATCATGGGTCCCAACGGAGTGAGCTGTGCCTACGCGGGTGACGGGTCGGACTGCATGGTCACGGTCGGCAGTCGCCACCAAGGTGGTGCTCACGTGTTGATGGGTGACGGAGCCGTTCGCTTCATAACCGATTCGATCGACGCCGGGAATTCGCGAGCGAATTCGCCAAACTGGCCTGTTGGATCGTCGACAACATTGCCGGGGATGCAAAGCCCTTACGGTTTGTGGGGAGCTTTGGGGACCAAGGCGGCGAAGGAAACCGAGGGACTCGAGTAG